A stretch of Paludisphaera borealis DNA encodes these proteins:
- a CDS encoding tetratricopeptide repeat protein: MGYVILFLAASLAGQAPGATDTSSDLDAARRLLQNGRYAEAEEAFDAVAAGAKKRPGGPTPEFERALALGRAESLVGQGEYDKAVKELEPIAAKDPKSPIAAARLAEIAFNRGDWEKADAWVAKALAAAPDDLSARWTAVRLLDARGELEKAVAACKWFVDHFNAHNAELVKDAEGLVLIGQAAERYYRATARGEDLSDALNDVINEIYEAAFKADSNCWKAPWLEGRLFLAGYNERAASKELARAQQINPLSPEVLVTLGQADLQGYRLAAGRSKAERALAVNPHYGPAHVLLADLNISDERFADALAAAQKAVVANPRDEDALARVAAACRLRVDPAGAAAAEFSVLMNNPRPANFYAALGERLADRRKYFTAERAFLLAAQADPSRADAPIGLGMLYMQIGREDEAGSLFESAFAADPFNVRADNMRRVLKHMATYQPYETKHFTVTYDPTQDSLLASYLGRYLESVFAELSDGFGYAPPGKTKIEIMKNHQWFSGRTIGLPFIPTVGACTGKVVAMASPKATNKPYNWARVIKHEVVHVITLQQTEFNIPHWYTEALAVESEGGPRPQEWNKMLLDRVPSRSKLLNLDTINLGFIRPNEPDDRQMAYCQAQLYARYMAKRFGADAQIKMLAAYRRGLTTERAIDECFHVDKADFEKAYLAYLDEVVQTIRTRVDQEKPVKFSELERQLKAKPDDPDLNARMAYEHYARRDLKAARPLADKALKLKPNHPLASYVKARLMMSIGDDDAALALIEPALDSKHPNERVVDLMAELTLKAGRLDAAEKLYEMARKDDPQHTKWIAGLARVHLRQKKTEAFLNDMALIAANDADDLGVRKVLAERWLAAGDAAQAEKWAEECLHVDVYDPSAHVLLGDALSAGKKYERAVEEYEVGLKMKPKKPNDLKVKLARAQLGLKKDDAARATLDEVLKADPEHPEAKALREESSKPSAK; encoded by the coding sequence ATGGGCTACGTGATTCTGTTCCTGGCGGCGAGTCTCGCAGGTCAGGCGCCCGGGGCGACCGACACGTCGAGCGACCTGGACGCCGCGCGACGGCTCTTGCAGAACGGCCGCTACGCCGAGGCCGAAGAGGCGTTCGACGCCGTGGCGGCCGGCGCGAAGAAACGGCCCGGCGGGCCGACGCCCGAATTCGAGCGCGCTCTTGCGCTGGGCAGGGCCGAAAGCCTGGTCGGCCAGGGCGAGTACGACAAGGCCGTGAAGGAACTGGAGCCGATCGCGGCCAAGGACCCCAAATCGCCTATAGCCGCCGCCCGGCTCGCCGAGATCGCGTTCAACCGAGGCGACTGGGAGAAGGCCGACGCCTGGGTCGCCAAGGCCCTCGCCGCTGCTCCCGACGACCTGTCCGCCCGCTGGACCGCCGTCCGGCTCCTCGACGCCCGCGGCGAGCTTGAGAAAGCTGTCGCCGCCTGCAAGTGGTTCGTCGACCATTTCAACGCCCACAACGCCGAGCTGGTGAAAGACGCCGAGGGGCTGGTCCTGATCGGCCAGGCGGCCGAGCGCTACTACCGCGCCACGGCCCGGGGCGAAGACCTGAGCGACGCGCTCAACGACGTGATCAACGAGATCTACGAGGCCGCCTTCAAGGCCGACTCGAATTGCTGGAAGGCCCCGTGGCTGGAAGGCCGGCTGTTCCTCGCCGGCTACAATGAGCGCGCCGCGAGCAAGGAGTTGGCGCGGGCGCAGCAGATCAACCCGCTGTCGCCCGAGGTGCTGGTGACGCTCGGCCAGGCCGATCTTCAAGGCTATCGGCTGGCCGCCGGCCGGTCGAAGGCCGAGCGGGCGCTGGCGGTGAACCCCCACTACGGCCCGGCCCACGTTCTGCTGGCCGACCTGAACATCTCCGACGAGCGGTTCGCCGACGCCCTGGCCGCGGCGCAGAAGGCCGTCGTCGCCAACCCGCGCGACGAGGACGCCCTGGCCCGCGTCGCCGCCGCCTGCCGACTCCGGGTCGATCCCGCCGGGGCCGCCGCCGCCGAGTTCTCGGTCCTCATGAACAACCCCCGGCCCGCGAACTTCTACGCCGCCCTCGGCGAACGGCTCGCCGACCGTCGCAAGTACTTCACCGCCGAGCGCGCGTTTCTGCTCGCCGCCCAGGCCGACCCCAGCCGCGCCGACGCCCCCATCGGCCTGGGGATGCTCTACATGCAGATCGGCCGCGAGGACGAGGCTGGCAGCCTCTTCGAATCGGCGTTCGCCGCCGATCCGTTCAACGTCCGGGCCGACAACATGCGTCGCGTGCTCAAGCACATGGCGACCTATCAGCCCTACGAAACCAAGCACTTCACCGTCACGTACGACCCGACCCAGGATTCGCTCCTGGCCAGCTACCTCGGCCGCTATCTCGAATCGGTCTTCGCCGAGCTGTCCGACGGATTCGGCTACGCGCCGCCGGGCAAGACCAAGATCGAGATCATGAAGAACCACCAGTGGTTCAGCGGCCGGACGATCGGCCTGCCGTTCATCCCGACCGTTGGCGCCTGCACCGGCAAGGTCGTCGCCATGGCGAGCCCGAAGGCCACCAACAAGCCGTACAACTGGGCTCGGGTGATCAAGCACGAAGTCGTTCACGTGATCACCCTTCAGCAGACCGAGTTCAACATCCCCCACTGGTACACCGAGGCCCTGGCCGTCGAGAGCGAGGGAGGCCCCCGGCCCCAGGAGTGGAACAAGATGCTCCTCGACCGCGTCCCCAGCCGGTCGAAGCTGTTGAACCTCGACACGATCAACCTCGGCTTCATCCGTCCCAACGAGCCCGACGACCGCCAAATGGCCTACTGTCAGGCGCAGCTTTACGCTCGCTACATGGCCAAGCGGTTCGGCGCCGACGCCCAGATCAAGATGCTCGCCGCCTACCGCCGCGGCTTGACGACCGAACGCGCGATCGACGAGTGCTTCCACGTCGACAAGGCCGATTTCGAGAAAGCCTACCTGGCGTATCTCGACGAGGTCGTCCAGACGATCCGGACCCGCGTCGACCAGGAGAAGCCGGTCAAGTTCTCGGAGCTGGAACGGCAGCTCAAGGCGAAGCCCGACGACCCCGACCTGAACGCCCGGATGGCCTACGAGCACTACGCGCGCCGCGACCTCAAGGCGGCCCGCCCGCTGGCCGACAAGGCCCTGAAGCTGAAGCCGAACCACCCGCTGGCCAGCTACGTGAAAGCTCGCTTGATGATGTCGATCGGCGACGACGACGCCGCACTGGCCTTGATCGAACCGGCTCTCGACTCCAAGCATCCCAACGAGCGGGTCGTCGATTTGATGGCCGAGCTGACGCTCAAGGCCGGCCGGCTCGACGCCGCCGAGAAGCTGTACGAGATGGCCCGCAAGGACGACCCCCAGCACACCAAGTGGATCGCCGGCCTGGCCCGGGTCCACTTGCGGCAGAAGAAGACCGAGGCCTTCCTGAACGACATGGCCCTGATCGCCGCCAACGACGCCGACGACCTCGGCGTCCGCAAGGTTCTGGCCGAGCGTTGGCTGGCCGCCGGCGACGCCGCCCAGGCCGAAAAATGGGCCGAGGAATGCCTCCACGTCGACGTCTACGACCCGTCGGCCCACGTCCTGTTGGGCGACGCCCTGTCGGCCGGCAAGAAGTACGAGCGGGCCGTCGAGGAATACGAGGTCGGTTTGAAGATGAAGCCCAAGAAACCCAACGACCTGAAGGTCAAGCTCGCCCGCGCGCAGCTCGGCCTCAAGAAAGACGACGCGGCCCGCGCGACGCTCGACGAGGTGCTCAAGGCCGACCCGGAACACCCCGAAGCCAAGGCTCTGCGCGAGGAGTCGTCGAAGCCCTCGGCCAAGTGA
- a CDS encoding glycosyltransferase family 2 protein, translating into MTSSQPPESPSTSNGSKVDLSVLIPVYNEVDNVGPLHEELDAVLRPTSRRYELIFVDDGSTDGTVAALEAIQARDPEHVRAAFLWRNCGQTAALSAALDLAQGDVLVPMDGDRQNDPADIPKLLETLEKGYDVVSGWRRNRQDAFVSRKIPSKIANRLVARISGVPLHDFGCTMKAYRRRVLAGVRLYGEMHRFIPIFAAWQGARVTEQVVNHRARTAGKTKYGLGRTFNVVLDLILIRFLQKYSQRPIHFFGRFGLWSFALGIGCCFAMVYYKYVFPWPASLWWSGLASKTFIETPLPSLAVMFFLAGGMSILLGVQSELIMRTYYESQSKTTYLLREVRQGEQPE; encoded by the coding sequence ATGACTTCCTCGCAGCCCCCCGAAAGCCCCTCGACGTCGAACGGCTCGAAGGTCGATCTGTCGGTCTTGATCCCGGTTTACAACGAGGTCGACAACGTCGGCCCGCTCCACGAGGAGCTGGACGCCGTGCTCCGGCCGACGTCGCGGCGGTACGAGCTGATCTTCGTCGACGACGGCTCGACCGACGGAACCGTCGCCGCGCTTGAGGCGATCCAGGCGCGCGATCCCGAGCACGTCCGCGCGGCGTTCCTCTGGCGCAACTGCGGCCAGACCGCCGCGCTCTCGGCGGCGCTCGACCTCGCCCAGGGGGACGTCCTGGTGCCGATGGACGGCGACCGTCAGAACGACCCCGCCGACATCCCCAAGCTGCTGGAGACCCTCGAAAAAGGCTACGACGTCGTCTCCGGCTGGCGGCGCAACCGCCAGGACGCGTTCGTCAGCCGCAAGATCCCCTCGAAGATCGCCAACCGCCTGGTGGCCCGGATCTCGGGCGTTCCGCTCCACGATTTCGGCTGCACCATGAAGGCCTACCGGCGTCGCGTGTTGGCCGGGGTGCGGCTCTACGGCGAGATGCACCGGTTCATCCCGATCTTCGCGGCCTGGCAAGGGGCGCGCGTCACCGAGCAGGTGGTCAACCACCGCGCCCGGACCGCCGGCAAGACGAAGTACGGACTTGGCCGGACGTTCAACGTCGTCCTCGACCTGATCTTGATCCGGTTCCTTCAGAAGTATTCCCAGCGGCCGATCCACTTCTTCGGCCGGTTCGGCCTGTGGTCGTTCGCGCTGGGGATCGGCTGCTGCTTTGCGATGGTTTACTACAAGTACGTCTTCCCATGGCCGGCCTCGCTGTGGTGGTCCGGCCTGGCGTCCAAGACGTTTATCGAGACCCCCCTGCCCTCGCTGGCCGTCATGTTCTTTCTGGCCGGCGGCATGAGCATCCTGCTGGGCGTCCAGTCGGAGCTGATCATGCGGACGTACTACGAGTCGCAGTCCAAGACGACGTACCTGCTTCGAGAAGTCCGACAAGGCGAACAGCCAGAGTAA